The following nucleotide sequence is from Gemmatimonadota bacterium.
GCGCATGGCCGCCTCGCTCATCGTGAGCGGCATCCCGGCGATGGAATGCAGTGTCGCCGCGATCACACCGCCGGCGTCGGAAAGTGTTGTCCCCGGGTTGGCGCGGACCATCACTTCGAGCTGCGGCGTGCGATGCTGCAAGACGCTGAGGTAGACCGCGTACCGGGGCAGCAACGACGCGCCGAAGCCGGCCGCGACCGGTTCATCGACGACGCCCACCACCGTGTACCATCCGTCGACTCCGTCGAGCTGCAGGCGCCGGCCGATTGGCTCGCCGTACTGGAAGTGCCGGCGCGCGAGGGCGCGATTCACAACGGCGACGCGTTGACTGCCGGCGACATCCGCGCTGGTGATACCGCGGCCGGCAACGACACTGGCACCGATCGAACGGAAGGAGTCGGCGCTTACCAGATGACGAACGGCAGTGGTGAGCCTAAACGGGAGGTGCATGTTCGCCTCCGAGCAATCGCCGCAGTCGGTGGTGAGTCCGCCGACCTCGCCGAGCCCGAGGGCGACGCCGGGCGTCGCAATGCTCGCAGACAGGACTCCGGGGGTCGCGCCGAGCGCGCCGAGGAGCGACTGATAGTCGGGCAGCTCCGCATGGCTGGCATCGACCCGATAAATCGCTGCCGAGCTGGTCGATATTGCCGGAGCCGTGAGCATCGCCTCAACATGCCGCGAGAGCAGTGCGCTCGCCGTGACGACCAGCAGGCCGATCGAGAGAAGTGCTGCCGCGAGGTAGAGTTCGAGCGGCGGCCCGCTGGCAACGCGCACGTAACTGCCCCGCGCCGGAACCATCACGAAGAGCGCGCCGAGGAGAAAAGTTGCGAGAAAGGCTGCGACCACCAGTGCGGCGGGGAGCCCCGGCAGCGCTGATGCACCAGGCCACTCCGCCCGCGCGAGCCGGAACGCCACCGTGGCGAAACCGCCACTCGCAAAGCAGGTCGCGCCGGCGAGCAGCGCGGCCTCGACCATCGCCATCAGGGTGAGCGCCCCGCGTGACGCACCAACCGCACGGCGCACGGCGATCTCGCCGGAGCGCTGACCGGCGCGTGCCGCACTGCCGACAAGAATCGTGATGGCAGCAAGCGCCAGGGCACCGGCAGCGGCCCCCAGGAGTGGAGCGAGAAGCGCAGCGAGGGCACGTTGCTGGAAGACCGCAATCGGTGTTGCCTGCGGCGACCAGGTTCCGTTCAACCCCCGGACCATCCCGCCGAGCTCGAGGCCGCCGGCCAGCGCCACGACCGGAGCCGCCGCGATGAGCGCCACAATCCCCGCGACCACGGCGAGGAGTGCACCGCGCCAGTACATCCGGAGCCCGTCGCCGGCGGTCGTATGCGCCACCCTGATTGCCGCTCTCGCTGTCGCTAGGGACATCGTCGCTCCGCTGATTGTCATCCGGCTGTTACGCCCGTGTAACCTCACTGCCAGCCCGCTGCCATCCCCCGGACGGAACTTCCTGAGGGAACGTGTCACTCCCGTTCGGGGGGCGCCGATGTACCGCACCTGTCTCTACTGTACCCACGATCTCGAAGAAAATACCGTACTCGGCAGCCAGGCGGTGGGTCGGCGCTTTGCCTTCGACGCCGCCCTCGGCCGCCTGTGGGTCGTCTGCCCCCATTGCGCCAAATGGAATCTGGTCCCGTTCGAAACGCGGCTTGAATCCATCGATGCCTGCGAACGGCTCTTCCGCGATACCCGTGCGCGCTACTCGACAGACAACATCGGACTCGCACGTCTCCCTGCCGGCCTCGACCTGATCCGCATTGGCACCGCACTCAAGCCCGAAATCGCGGCGTGGCGTTACGGGCGGGTCCTCGCCCGAAGGCAACGCAGTACTTCATCGCTGCCACTCGTCGAAATGTTTCGTGGCATCCGGCGGGCCTTCCACAATCAGCATGTGCTGCGTGATCCGTGGACCGATCAGCTGGTGCAGGTTCCCCTCGCGGCGCTCCTGCACGCCACCCTTGCCGCTGACGACAACGGTACCTGGCGCCTCGAGGTGCCGTACCGGACTGGTCTGGAACGGCTCTTCGGGCCGCGTGAGCCGGTCCTGCCGTCGATTCGGGACGTGCCCTCCCTCGGACTCTTCGACGGCCGGGAGCTCTTCCCGACCCTCGGTCGGCTGCTGCCGGCGCTCGATCCGGGGGCACAGGGGAGCGAACAGGTGGATGAGGCGCTGCGGCTGGTGGAATCGGCCCGCGACGGCAGTCACCTGCTGGAGTACGTCGTGGGGAAGCCACTCCGATTTGCCACGCAGCGGCGATACGTCGTGCGAGAAGTTCCGACCGAGATCCGGCTGGCGCTCGAAATGACGGCCCACGAGGAGACCGAGCGTCGGGCGCTGGAAGGGGAGCTAAAGCTGCTGGAGCGCGAGTGGAAGGCGGCCGAGCAGCTGGCGCGGATCGCGGACCGACTGGCGGTAGGGGAGGAGCCGGCCTAAAATGCGCGGATGACGCCAGACACTCGCTCCGCCACGCCCTTCGCCTCGATCAGCGATCTCCGCCAGCACGTTGGGCAGCAGGTCATTGTACGGGGGTGGGTCACCACCACGCGCTCCTCCGGCAAGATCGCTTTCCTCGTGATGCGCGATGGCTCCGGCTACCTGCAGACGGTCTTCCCCAAAAATGAAATCGTCGAAGGCGCCTGGGAGCGCTTTGCAACCCTGACTCAGGAAGCGACCGTGTCAGTCACGGGCACGGTGCGCGAAGACGCTCGTGCGCCTGGCGGCTATGAACTCACCGCAAGCGATGTGACGGTGCTGGCGCCGAGCGTCGATTTCCCGATCACGCCAAAGGAACACGGCACCGCCTTTCTCTTCGAGCACCGCCATCTCTGGCTCCGCTCGAAGAAGCAGGTGGCGATCGCGCGCGTGCGGAACGAGATCGAGCACGCGATCAGCGACTTCTTCTACGAGCGCGAATTCATTCGGGTCGACACGCCGATCCTGACCGGCTCGATCGGCGAGCAGGCCGGCGAGCTCTTCGCCACGGAATATTTCGACCTCGGTCAGGCCTATCTCGCTCAGACGGGACAGCTCTACGGTGAAGCCGCCGCTGCCGCGCACGGAAAGATCTACACCTTCGGTCCGACCTTCCGCGCCGAGAAGTCGAAGACGCGCCGCCACCTGACGGAGTTCTGGATGATTGAACCGGAAGTGGCGTTCGCCGATTCCAACGACAACATGAAGCTGCAGGAAGACTTCGTGTCGTACCTCGTGGCGCGCGTGCTGGAGAATCGTCAGGAAGAACTGAAGGAACTCGAGCGCGATACCTCCAAGCTCGCAAACATCACGGCGCCCTTCCCACGTATCAGCTACACCGACGCGATCGCCGCGCTGCAGGCCCAGGGGAGCGATATCCAGTGGGGCACCGACCTCGGTGCCGATGACGAGACCGCGCTCGCCAAGGCGTACGACAAGCCGCTCTTCGTGATGAACTATCCGAAGGCGTTCAAGGCGTTCTACATGAAGGAGAATCCCGACGATCCGCGCACGGTGCTCAGCAACGACTGCCTCGCGCCCGAAGGCTACGGCGAGATCATCGGCGGCTCACAGCGTGAGGACGATTACGACAAGCTCCTCGCCCGCATCGAGGCGCAAGGGCTCGATCCCAAGTCGTACGGCTGGTACCTCGACCTGCGGAAGTACGGTGGCTTTGTCCACTCCGGCTTCGGTCTCGGTCTCGAGCGCACCGTCGCCTGGATCTGCGGCATCCCGCATATTCGGGAGGCGATTGCGTTCCCGAGGCAGATCCACCGCCTTTACCCGTAACAAAGATCCCTGCAGGATGATGGATGGTGGATGATGGATGATGGAGAAGGGCTCCTCGGCGATGGCCCCTCGCCCATCTGTCATCCATCATCCATCATCCATCATCCCTTCCGTTTCACTTCATCCCAGATCAGATCCAGCTCCTCCAGCGACGCCTCGCCGAGTTTCACACTCCGTTCGGCGGCGATGCGTTCGACCTCGGCGAATCGTGCCCGGAATTTTGCGTTGCTGCGCTCGAGCGCAGCTCCGGGCGGCACGCCGGCCTTGCGTGCGACGTTAACCACCGCAAAGAGCAAGTCGCCGATCTCGTCGGTGAGCCGATCACGCGACGGGTCGCTGTGGTCGAGCTCGGCTTCGACCTCGGCGAGTTCCTCACGCACCTTGTCGAGCGGGCCGCGGACATCTGGCCAGTCGAAGCCGACACCTGCCGCGCGTTCCTGCAACCGGTAGGCAAGCAATAGCTCGGGGAGGGTGGCCGGGAGGCCGTCGAGGGTTCCGTGGCTGCGTTTCCGTTCGCGGTTCTTGAGTGCCTCCCACCCCTCCTGCTCACCGAGCTCGAAGAGATGGGGATGGCGCCGTCGCATCTTGGCGACCAGGTCGTCGGCCACCTCGTCGGGAGTGAATTCTCCCGATTCGGCGCCCAGCACCAGCTGCCAGGCGAGGTGGAGCATCAGGTCGGCCACTTCCTCGCGAATCTGGGCCTGATCGCCCGTGCCGAGGGCTGCCGCGAGCTCGTGGGCCTCCTCGATCAGGTAGGGCCGCAACGTCTCCCGGGTCTGGATCCGGTCCCAGCTGCATCGCTCGCGCAGGTCGGCGACCATTGCCACGGCCCGTCCCAGCGCTGATTCGTCTTGCATCCATCCCCCCGGGGTCCTAGTCTCCGACCGTGCGCAAACCCTTCACACCCGACACCGCCCGCGCCTGGGTCGATGTGGACCTCGACTCCCTGGTGCGGAACGCCCGCTCCTACGCCGCTCGGGTCGGCGTCCCGCTCCTGCCCATGGTCAAGGCCGATGGCTACGGCCTCGGGGCCGTGGCGGTGGCTCGCGCCCTCGCCGAGATCGAGCCCTGGGGCTACGGTGTCGCCACCGTCGACGAAGCCCGTGAACTCTACGTCAACGGCATCCTGCGGCCGATCGTGATCTTCTCACCGCTCGTCCCCGAGATGATCGAGTACGTCAACGCGGTGGCAGCACGACCGGTCATTGGTGACCTCGATTCGCTGCGCGCCTGGCTCGCACAGGGCAGCGGCCCATTCCACCTCGAGATCGATACCGGGATGGCGCGAGCGGGAATCCGCTGGGACGACGCTGCGATGCTCGGCGAAGCGCGCAATCTGCTCGCCGAGGCCTCAGGATGGGAGGGTGTCTTCACCCATTTCCATTCGGCGGAACGCAATTCGGCGGCGACCGGCCAGCAGTGGCTCCGCTTGCAGGGGTGCATTGACGCGCTCGGTCGCCGGCCCCCGCTGGTCCACGCGGCGAATTCGGCGGCAGGCGCCACGGGGAAGCCGTATAGCGGCGATCTCGCGCGCCCGGGAATCCACCTTTATGGCGGCAGAATCTCCGGCTTCGATTCGATCCGGGTGGCTGCGTTGCGTGCGCGGGTGGTGGCGGTCCGGCGGCTCGCGGCCGGGGACACCGTTTCCTACGAAGCGACCTGGGGCGTGCCGAATGCGACCACGATCGCCACACTGGCCATCGGCTATGCTGATGGGCTGAGTCGTCGACTCTCCAATGGCGGTGCCTGCGAACTCCTCGGTCACCGGCTGCGCATCGTCGGCCGGGTCACCATGGACCACGTAATGATCGATGCCGGCGACCTGCCGGTGGCGATCGGCGACGTGGCTACGATCTTTGGCGGCATCGTGACGCTTGACGAACAAGCGGCCCTTGCGGGAACAATCAGTTACGAACTCCTCACCGCGCTCGGGAGCCGTCTCCCGCGCCGCTACCTGCCCAGAGAATGAATCAGCATTTCGGATCGCTCATCCTCGGTCTCGCCGCTCAGGCGAATGCCGCTCTCGATGGTCAGCTCCCGCCGGGTGCCGAAGCCGCCGGTGCCGGAAACGCGCGGCAGCTCGCTCAGGCGCTCATCGACACCCTCAGTGCGCTGCAGGAGAAGACCAAGGGAAACCTTGATGCCGACGAGGCGCTGTTGATGGAGCAGGCCCTCACCGGGCTTCGTTTCCGCTTCGCGACGGGCAAGACGCAGTGATTCGTCGCGCCGGGCTCATCGTGCTTGATGGTCTTGGCGTCGGCACCGCGCATGACACGGCGGCCTACGGCGACCTCGGTTCGGCCACGCTCGGCAACGTGATGCGCTCGGCCGCTGGGCTGCAGCTCCCCAACCTCGAAGCGATGGGGCTCGGGCTCTGTGGCGATAGCGGACTCCCTCCCGTCACCGCGCCGACCGCAGCACATGGTGTCGCCGAGCCGGGGAGCCCGGGGAAGGACAGCACCACCGGCCACTGGGAACTCTGTGGCGTCATTCTCAAGGAACCCTTTCCCACCTACCCGAAGGGATTCCCGCAGCCTCTGCTCGACGAATTCGCCCGGCTGACCGGCCGTGGCGTCCTCGGCAACGTGGCGGCCTCCGGGACCGCGATCCTCGACCAACTCGGTGCGGAACATCTCGCGACGGGCAAGTGGATCGTCTACACGTCAGCGGATTCGGTTTTTCAGGTCGCGGCGCACGAGGATGTCGTCTCGCTGGCCGAACTCTATGCAGGCTGCCAGATCGCCCGCGATCTGCTGAAAGGCGAGCACGGAGTGTCACGAGTGATCGCGCGACCCTTCCGCGGAACTCGCGGCGCCTGGCAGCGTACGGCGAACCGGAAGGACTTCTCGTCGCAGCCGATCGGTGAGACCCTGCTCGATCGTCTCGCCGCGCAGCACATCCCCGTGGTCGGTGTCGGGAAGGTTGATGACCTTTTCGCCGGTCGAGGGGTCACCAGTATCCACACCCCGACGAATCGGGATGCCTACGAGTTGATCGAAGGAGCGATGCTGGCGATGCGGCGGGGCTTTCTCTTTGCCAACGTGATCGAGTTCGACCAGAGCTGGGGTCACCGCAACGATGTGACGGGTTTCCGGAGCGGGCTCGAGGAGCTGGATCGCTGGATGCCGCGGATCCTGCGGCAGGTTCGGGACGAGGACCTGATTATCTTCACGGCCGACCACGGCAACGATCCGACGACGCCGTCGACGGACCACGCCCGGGAACAGGTACCGATCCTGGTCGCGGGACCACGGGTCCGGCCGGTCAGCATCGGGGTCCGCCAGACCTTTGCCGATGTCGGGCAAACCATTGCGGAATTCCTCGGTCTGCCCCCGCTAGCGGCAGGAACCTCGTTTCTGAGCGAGGTCTGGACTGGATGACTGATCTGCGAACTGCGGCGGAAGCCGCTCGAGCACGCGCTTACGCCCCGTATTCCGGCTTTCACGTCGGTGCGGCGCTGGAGACTGAGGAGGGTACCATCGTCACCGGTTGCAACGTCGAAAATGCCTCATACGGGCTGACTATCTGCGCGGAGCGCAGTGCCGTGGTCGCGGCCGTGGCGGCGGGCCACCGTCGTTTCGTGCGCCTGGCACTGGTGAGTGACGCGCCTGAGCCCATCGCCCCGTGCGGGGCGTGTCGGCAGGTGCTCGCCGAGTTCGGGCTGCAGTTGCAGGTCGACTCATACGCCGGATCCGACCGGATCTCGTGGACCATGGCTGAGTTGCTCCCGGCCTCCTTCAACCGCGACGTGCTGCAGTGAAGCGATGGCCCCTGGTGGTGATGGCAGCGATGATGCTGGTGACTGCCTGTACCCAGAAGCTCACGACGCCGGCCGATTGTCCGGCGCTTTGTCCCGGCGGCCAGAGCGCCTTCCGCGACACCATTCTCGACGCCGAGATCGGGCTCGACTCGAGCTACTCGGGATACACGTCGACGCTCGACGCGACCGGGCTCCTCGCGTCCAATGGTGGCGGCTACGGTGAGTCACGCGCCATTGTGAAGTTCCTGCAGCGCGGGGACTCGATCCTCGTCCGCGATACCAATCGCACCTTCACGGTCGATTCCGCAGTCATCCAGGTGACGCTCCAGAAGCGGGATCTTGCCGTCGCTGATCTGGTGCTGGAGTTCTACCGATTGCCCCGTTCCGTGGACACACTCACGCCGTTCGAGACGGTCGATCCGTTGATGACACCGGCCAACAAGCTGGGAGAGATCGCTGTCGCGAACGCGGCAGCGTCGGGACTGCAGCAGCTGGTCCTCAAAGGTGATGATCTCGCGAAGCTTGCCTTCTCACCCGACGACACGACGCAACTGGTCATCGGCGTGAAATTCCGGTCGGCAGCACCAACGGGCCTGCGCTTCGGCTCGCTCCTCAGCGGCGCCGAATCGCCGCTGTACGCGACCTTCGTGCACGCGAACATTGCGGACACCACGGTTCAACGGCAGATCATCAACCGGAATCCGGCGCTGAATCTCACGCTGCGGCCGGTCGAGGCCCCTGCCAGTGCCGGGGTGCTGACTGTGGGTGGTTTCCCCGCATCGAGAGCGTTCCTCCGCTTCACACTGTCGCCCTACCTGCGCGACTCGGCACGGATCGTCCGGGCAACGCTCGAACTGACGACCTCAGAGCCGCTGTTCGGGATCCCGGGAGATTCGACATTTCTTGATGCCCGAGCGGTGCTCAGTGATTTCGGCCCCAAGTCGCCGGTCACTTCGAGCGCCTTCGGATTCGCAACGTTGCTCCCGGGAATGTCGGCCGTGCAGATCGAGATGGTCCCCGTGGTTCAGCTCTGGCAGGGATCGGCGCCGCTCCCCTCCATCGTGCGACTTGGGCTGGCGGCGGAAGGCGCAACCTTCCTCAAGCCACTGATCAACTCGACTCGCGCCGCGACGGGCCGACCCCGGCTGCGGCTGACGTATCGACTCCCCTTCGCGTTCGAGGGCTTCTGACAA
It contains:
- a CDS encoding ABC transporter permease gives rise to the protein MSLATARAAIRVAHTTAGDGLRMYWRGALLAVVAGIVALIAAAPVVALAGGLELGGMVRGLNGTWSPQATPIAVFQQRALAALLAPLLGAAAGALALAAITILVGSAARAGQRSGEIAVRRAVGASRGALTLMAMVEAALLAGATCFASGGFATVAFRLARAEWPGASALPGLPAALVVAAFLATFLLGALFVMVPARGSYVRVASGPPLELYLAAALLSIGLLVVTASALLSRHVEAMLTAPAISTSSAAIYRVDASHAELPDYQSLLGALGATPGVLSASIATPGVALGLGEVGGLTTDCGDCSEANMHLPFRLTTAVRHLVSADSFRSIGASVVAGRGITSADVAGSQRVAVVNRALARRHFQYGEPIGRRLQLDGVDGWYTVVGVVDEPVAAGFGASLLPRYAVYLSVLQHRTPQLEVMVRANPGTTLSDAGGVIAATLHSIAGMPLTMSEAAMRAAQLAPLRWFARWITIEGWAGWLIAALGTLVLVRLWIGALIPELGVRRAVGARRRHIFITVAGRAALAGVGGVACALWFGPGAWQIFTTVIPGLPAWEPTLIIRYGGILIAVALLAALPGAWRAMHTGPAELVGAADG
- the asnS gene encoding asparagine--tRNA ligase; protein product: MTPDTRSATPFASISDLRQHVGQQVIVRGWVTTTRSSGKIAFLVMRDGSGYLQTVFPKNEIVEGAWERFATLTQEATVSVTGTVREDARAPGGYELTASDVTVLAPSVDFPITPKEHGTAFLFEHRHLWLRSKKQVAIARVRNEIEHAISDFFYEREFIRVDTPILTGSIGEQAGELFATEYFDLGQAYLAQTGQLYGEAAAAAHGKIYTFGPTFRAEKSKTRRHLTEFWMIEPEVAFADSNDNMKLQEDFVSYLVARVLENRQEELKELERDTSKLANITAPFPRISYTDAIAALQAQGSDIQWGTDLGADDETALAKAYDKPLFVMNYPKAFKAFYMKENPDDPRTVLSNDCLAPEGYGEIIGGSQREDDYDKLLARIEAQGLDPKSYGWYLDLRKYGGFVHSGFGLGLERTVAWICGIPHIREAIAFPRQIHRLYP
- the mazG gene encoding nucleoside triphosphate pyrophosphohydrolase, which translates into the protein MQDESALGRAVAMVADLRERCSWDRIQTRETLRPYLIEEAHELAAALGTGDQAQIREEVADLMLHLAWQLVLGAESGEFTPDEVADDLVAKMRRRHPHLFELGEQEGWEALKNRERKRSHGTLDGLPATLPELLLAYRLQERAAGVGFDWPDVRGPLDKVREELAEVEAELDHSDPSRDRLTDEIGDLLFAVVNVARKAGVPPGAALERSNAKFRARFAEVERIAAERSVKLGEASLEELDLIWDEVKRKG
- the alr gene encoding alanine racemase; protein product: MRKPFTPDTARAWVDVDLDSLVRNARSYAARVGVPLLPMVKADGYGLGAVAVARALAEIEPWGYGVATVDEARELYVNGILRPIVIFSPLVPEMIEYVNAVAARPVIGDLDSLRAWLAQGSGPFHLEIDTGMARAGIRWDDAAMLGEARNLLAEASGWEGVFTHFHSAERNSAATGQQWLRLQGCIDALGRRPPLVHAANSAAGATGKPYSGDLARPGIHLYGGRISGFDSIRVAALRARVVAVRRLAAGDTVSYEATWGVPNATTIATLAIGYADGLSRRLSNGGACELLGHRLRIVGRVTMDHVMIDAGDLPVAIGDVATIFGGIVTLDEQAALAGTISYELLTALGSRLPRRYLPRE
- a CDS encoding DUF1844 domain-containing protein is translated as MNQHFGSLILGLAAQANAALDGQLPPGAEAAGAGNARQLAQALIDTLSALQEKTKGNLDADEALLMEQALTGLRFRFATGKTQ
- a CDS encoding phosphopentomutase — protein: MIRRAGLIVLDGLGVGTAHDTAAYGDLGSATLGNVMRSAAGLQLPNLEAMGLGLCGDSGLPPVTAPTAAHGVAEPGSPGKDSTTGHWELCGVILKEPFPTYPKGFPQPLLDEFARLTGRGVLGNVAASGTAILDQLGAEHLATGKWIVYTSADSVFQVAAHEDVVSLAELYAGCQIARDLLKGEHGVSRVIARPFRGTRGAWQRTANRKDFSSQPIGETLLDRLAAQHIPVVGVGKVDDLFAGRGVTSIHTPTNRDAYELIEGAMLAMRRGFLFANVIEFDQSWGHRNDVTGFRSGLEELDRWMPRILRQVRDEDLIIFTADHGNDPTTPSTDHAREQVPILVAGPRVRPVSIGVRQTFADVGQTIAEFLGLPPLAAGTSFLSEVWTG
- a CDS encoding cytidine deaminase — translated: MTDLRTAAEAARARAYAPYSGFHVGAALETEEGTIVTGCNVENASYGLTICAERSAVVAAVAAGHRRFVRLALVSDAPEPIAPCGACRQVLAEFGLQLQVDSYAGSDRISWTMAELLPASFNRDVLQ